The proteins below come from a single Drosophila kikkawai strain 14028-0561.14 chromosome 3R, DkikHiC1v2, whole genome shotgun sequence genomic window:
- the LOC108083978 gene encoding short coiled-coil protein B, protein MSLLNNDDSIPNMDEDPQVMIHEDEPTTALHMPNGRSMDSLRSSFTNRSSTPDSSHNSLDTMEIAQDDREEKARLITQVLELQNTLDDLSQRVDSVKEENLKLRSENQVLGQYIENLMSASSVFQSTSPSAAKKK, encoded by the exons ATGTCCCTGTTAAACAACGACGACAGCATTCCCAACATGGACGAGGATCCGCAGG TGATGATCCACGAAGATGAGCCGACGACGGCGCTGCACATGCCCAACGGCCGGTCTATGGACTCGTTGCGCTCCTCCTTCACCAACCGGAGCTCCACTCCGGACTCATCCCACAACTCGCTGGACACCATGGAAATAGCCCAGGACGATCGGGAGGAGAAGGCCCGGCTCATCACCCAGGTCCTGGAGCTGCAGAACACGCTGGACGACCTGTCGCAGCGCGTAGACTCCGTCAAGGAGGAAAACCTCAAGCTGCGCTCTGAAAACCAGGTGCTTGGCCAGTACATCGAGAACCTGATGTCCGCCTCCTCGGTGTTCCAATCCACCAGCCCCAGTGCAGCCAAGAAGAAGTAG